From a single Candidatus Izimaplasma bacterium HR1 genomic region:
- a CDS encoding 3 beta-hydroxysteroid dehydrogenase/Delta 5-->4-isomerase, with the protein MRVLLTGPCGSVGIQTLSELVKKKEKLEIVIFEKQSELSEQTLEPFIDLVELHFGDLRDVNSLDQATKNIDFVIHTAAIIPPLADHNTELAYDVNVCGTKNLLSKIKEYSPKAFFLYTSSVSVYGDRLLHDGIKIGDELNPSVGDYYAHTKIEAEQLVINSGLDYSIFRLTGVMGPRPGDDPKRIEPLMFHMPLDTKLELVTTRDCGYALVEAIKHQNILNKNIYNLAGGKKCQVIYRDFIKHSFSISGINLDKFPKNTFAEQNFHCAYYEDSYILNDILHFQRDTLESYYDWIYKKPNPLQKAIVKLFQKAVIKSIAKSSDVLNAVKNNDKELIKRFLKMKFKKEVII; encoded by the coding sequence ATGAGAGTATTACTTACTGGACCTTGTGGTTCTGTGGGAATTCAAACATTGTCAGAATTAGTGAAGAAAAAAGAGAAACTCGAAATTGTCATTTTCGAGAAGCAATCTGAATTATCTGAACAAACACTTGAACCATTTATTGATTTAGTTGAACTACATTTTGGTGATCTTAGAGATGTTAATTCACTCGATCAAGCTACCAAAAATATTGATTTTGTAATTCATACAGCTGCCATAATACCTCCACTAGCAGATCATAATACAGAACTTGCTTATGATGTAAATGTGTGTGGAACAAAAAATCTTTTGTCGAAAATAAAAGAGTATTCACCAAAAGCATTTTTCCTTTACACTTCTAGTGTAAGTGTCTATGGTGATAGACTCTTACATGATGGCATTAAAATAGGTGATGAACTAAACCCAAGCGTTGGTGATTATTATGCCCATACTAAAATTGAAGCAGAGCAATTAGTTATTAACTCAGGGTTGGATTATTCAATATTCAGATTAACTGGAGTTATGGGTCCTAGACCTGGTGATGATCCAAAGAGAATAGAACCACTAATGTTCCATATGCCATTAGATACTAAACTAGAACTCGTTACAACAAGAGATTGTGGTTATGCTCTTGTCGAAGCAATTAAGCATCAAAATATCTTAAATAAAAATATCTACAATCTTGCTGGTGGTAAAAAATGCCAAGTGATTTATCGTGATTTCATTAAACATTCGTTTAGTATATCGGGGATTAATCTTGATAAATTCCCTAAAAATACATTTGCTGAGCAAAATTTTCATTGTGCATATTATGAAGACTCTTATATCTTAAATGATATTCTTCATTTCCAAAGAGATACTTTGGAAAGTTATTATGATTGGATTTACAAGAAACCTAATCCACTCCAAAAAGCAATCGTTAAACTCTTTCAAAAGGCGGTAATTAAATCAATCGCAAAAAGCTCAGATGTATTAAACGCTGTGAAAAACAATGATAAGGAATTGATAAAACGATTTCTAAAAATGAAATTTAAAAAAGAGGTAATCATTTGA